Proteins encoded in a region of the Bicyclus anynana chromosome 27, ilBicAnyn1.1, whole genome shotgun sequence genome:
- the LOC112047816 gene encoding carboxylesterase 4A-like, with protein sequence MGESAGGASVEYHLLSQHEKLFNQAITQSGTTYLPGLLEEDEKDKPLKIAAQLGFETQNINDAVAFLAKTDAHLVIAATTALGIKSRPCIEKEFDNIDNIITDHPLNLAMPKAKNINALVGFNNKEQLFKYNLLQADQFAKLNNVFEESLQQRFIYDDNFKSMEDIVRRFYIGDEVFNEALKDNLTDFQSDYDFAYPIQQSLKRYLDSGANNVFQYVFSYSGGRNFVKKRLNVTIPGAAHADELGYLYDLTTETQAPSAEDQLVIERITALWTNFVKYG encoded by the coding sequence ATGGGAGAGAGCGCAGGCGGCGCTTCAGTGGAATACCATCTCCTATCACAACACGAGAAGCTGTTCAACCAGGCGATAACACAGAGCGGGACAACCTACCTACCAGGACTTCTAGAAGAAGACGAGAAGGACAAACCATTGAAGATTGCAGCACAATTGGGCtttgaaacacaaaatattaacgACGCTGTAGCATTCCTTGCTAAAACAGATGCTCATTTAGTAATAGCTGCGACAACAGCACTTGGTATCAAAAGTAGACCGTGTATTGAAAAGGAATTTGATAATATAGACAACATTATAACAGATCATCCACTAAATCTTGCTATGCCTAAAGCTAAAAACATAAACGCGCTAGTAGGATTCAATAACAAAGAACAATTGTTTAAATACAATTTGTTACAAGCAGATCAATTCGCAAAGCTTAACAACGTTTTCGAAGAATCGTTACAACAGAGATTTATATacgatgataattttaaatcaatGGAAGATATAGTTAGAAGATTTTACATAGGCGACGAAGTATTCAATGAAGCGTTGAAAGATAACCTCACAGATTTCCAATCGGATTATGATTTCGCATATCCAATTCAGCAGAGTTTAAAGAGGTACTTAGATAGTGGTGCGAATAATGTATTTCAATACGTGTTTTCATATAGTGGTGGTAGGAACTTTGTGAAGAAACGTCTGAATGTGACTATACCGGGTGCGGCTCATGCTGATGAATTGGGTTACTTATATGATTTGACTACTGAGACTCAGGCGCCATCTGCTGAGGATCAATTGGTGATAGAACGGATCACTGCTCTGTGGACGAACTTTGTTAAATAtgggtaa
- the LOC128199685 gene encoding pyrethroid hydrolase Ces2e-like yields MYIVPQASIPQSKFDGVFDAVEDSNVCPQVEEYQNTIVGSLDCLQLNVYVPNRASSRNRLPVLVWIHGGGFTIGYTSR; encoded by the coding sequence ATGTACATCGTCCCCCAGGCTTCAATACCGCAGTCGAAGTTCGACGGAGTGTTCGACGCCGTGGAGGACTCCAACGTCTGCCCACAAGTGGAGGAGTACCAGAACACCATCGTGGGCTCGCTGGACTGCCTGCAGCTCAACGTGTACGTGCCCAACAGAGCAAGCTCCAGGAACAGGCTGCCCGTGCTCGTGTGGATACATGGCGGGGGATTCACCATTGGTTACACTAGCCGGTga